GTCTGGGTCATGGGTTGAGGCTAGGTGCTAAAGGAGTCTTTAGCAAGGGTTCTTTAGGTTGGGGTGTGGGGTTGCTGGTGTGCGGGGATGGCGTGGATGGTGCTGGGGTCGCGGGGGTCGGGCTGGGGTTGCGGGGCGGGGTGGGGAGGGTGCTGGTGCTGGTGTGCGGGGATGGAGTGGACCGGTGCTGGGGCTGGGGTCGCGGGGCCGGGGTTGCGGGGCGGGGTGGGGAGGGTGCTGGTGCTGGTGTGCGGGGATGGCGTGGACCCGGTGCTGGGGCTGGGGTCGCGGGGCCGGGGTTGCGGGGCGGGGGTGGGTGGCGTGGATGGTGCGGGGCTGGTGCTGAATCCCTGCGATATGTCGCAATCCCTGCGGTTTGTCGCGATCCCTACGCCGCGCGGCGCAGGGATTGTCACAAAGTGAAGGGGTCTGGACAAACCGGAGGGACTCGGGCCGCGGGGCCAGGGTGGGTGCTGGTGCTGGTGTGCGGGGATGGCGTGGATGGTGCGGGGCCGGTGCTGAATCCCTGCGTTATGTCGCAATCCCTGCGGTTTGTCGCGATCCCTACGGTTTGTCGCGATCCCTACGCCGCGCGGCGCAGGGATTGTCACAAAGTGAAGGGATCTGGACAAACCGGAGGGACTCGGGCCGGGAATCTGGACAAAGCGCAGGGACATGGACAAAGCGCAGGGATTCGGAGTGGGGGACGTGGACAAGCCGCAGGAATCCGGACAAACCGGAGGGACTCGGGCCGGGAATCCGGACTAACCGAAGGGATCCGGACAAAGCCAGGGATTCGGAGTGGGGACGTGGACTAACCGAAGGGATCCGGACGAAGTCAGGGATTCGGAGTGGGGGACGTGGACTAACCGAAGGGATCCGGACGAAGTCAGGGATTCGGAGTGGGACAAACCGAAGGGATCCGGACGAAGTCAGGGATTCGGAGTGGACAAGCCGAAGGGATCCGGAGGGCGGAGCGACACGCACGGACCGGCACGACGGCACGGCCGGACACATACCGCCGGTCTGGTTACCGGCGCGCCGGAATCGCTTATTGTGGTGCACGGCACATGCCTTGCGCATCGCGTGCCGCCCCGGGTCCCGAAGACTTGGCGACCAACCTGCCTTACAACGACGAAAGGCCCTCGACCATGGCTGAAGCGTTCATTATTGACGCCGTCCGCACTCCCGTCGGCAAGCGCAACGGGGGGTTGAGTAAAATCCACCCTGCCGACCTCGCCGCGCACGTGATTGCCGAAACGGTTCGGCGCACGGGGATCGACTCCGAAGAGTATGACGAGGTCATCCTCGGCGCCATCGACCAGGTGGGACCGCAGGCCATGGATATTGCCCGCACCTCCTGGCTCGCGGCGGGCCTGTCCGAACGTGTCCCCGGCACCACCGTGGAGCGCCAGTGCGGCTCAGGCCAGCAGGCCGTGTCCTATGCGGCGCAGGCCGTCATGAGCGGCACCAGCGATCTGGTGATCGCCGGCGGCGTGCAGAGCATGTCCTCCGTCCCGTTGTCCTTCGCCAACTCAGCGGCCAAGGAGCTGGGCTTCCCGAATCCGTTCGCCGGTTCCGTGGGATGGGAAAAGCGCTACGGGAACCAGCAGATCTCACAGTTCATCGGTGCGGAAATGATGGTGAAGCAGTGGGGGCTGAGCCGTGAGGAGATGGAGGACTTCGCCGTCGAATCCCACATCCGCGCCATCGCCGCGCAGGCCGAGGGACGCTTTGACCGGGAAATCCTCGCCATGAACGGGGTCACCGCAGACGAGGGTCCCCGCGATCCCGACCGCGCGAAGATCGCCACCCTGGCTCCGCTGGCCGAGGGCGGGCACCTCACTGCAGCCACCTCATCGCAGATTTCCGACGCCGCCGCCGTCCTGCTGCTTGCCTCCGAGGATGCCGTGCGCCGTTACGGCCTGAAACCGCGGGCCCGCATCCACTCCATCTCCGCCCGCGGGGATGACCCGGTCATGATGCTCAGCGCCCCCATCGAAGCAACCCGCCATGCATTGAAGCGCACGGGGATGAGCATCGAGGACATGGACCTGCTGGAAATCAACGAGGCCTTCGCCTCCGTGGTGCTGGCCTGGCAGCGTGAGCTCGGCGTGGATATGGACAAGGTCAACGTCAACGGCGGCGGCATCGCCCTGGGCCACCCGATCGGCGCCACCGGTGCGCGGATCATGACCACCCTGCTGCATGAACTCGAACGCACGGGCGGCCGCTACGGACTGCAGACCATGTGCGAGGGCGGCGGCCAGGCGAACGTCACCATCATCGAGCGGCTGGACGAGGGCTTCCGGCTGTAGGCGGTGCGGGACGGGGCGGCACGCGCGGGTCGGCTACCACTGGGCCGGCCCGCCCCGTTTGACACGTGACAGCGCTCACATCAGACTGGAGCAAGTTTTCTAATACGCACCACTTGTTTCCAAGGTGTGCGTTTCGAAGAAACACTCCATCCGCTCACGCTGTGCGCAGCCCGTTCCGAAAGGCTGGCCATGGATACCCCCACTCCGGCCCGGTCCCTGTCCGAAAACGATGTCCTCGAAGCCGCGGCACGCCTGGTCGGCGCGTTCTCCCGCACGGGCACCGAGGAGTACTTCGCGGCGTTCGCTCCGGACGCAACCTTTGTCTTCCACACGGAGCCGGCCAGGCTGGAAAGCCGCGCCGAATACGAGGCGCTCTGGGCGTTCTGGCTCACTGAAGGCTGGTCCGTCTCGGCGTGCCAGAGCACCGATGCACATGTGCAGGTGTACGGTGCCAGCGCCGTATTCAGCCACACGGTGCTGACAACGGCGGGTACGCCGGGGGCAACGGCGACGACCAGGGAACGGGAAACGATTGTCTTCGTCCGGTCCGGTGACCGGATCCTGGCTGTCCACGAGCATCTTTCGCCGGTGCCGGACCCCGGCTTCAGCCTTGAGCCGGCGGATGCGGGTGCCGCAGAAGGCGCCGACGCCGCCGTCACGCCCGTCGTCGTTGTTGCCTAAGGGGAATCCGATGTCAGCAACCGCGCAGCCGTCCGCCTGGGCCCGTCTTTCCCGCCGCCTCGACAAGGACGCCGAGGGCTACGGTCCGCTCCGCGGCACCCTCGGCGTCGGACGCATCGGCATGATCTGGCTGGCCGCGAACCTGGTGGTCACCACTCTGCTCACCGGTACCCTCTTCGTTCCCGGCGTCAGCTGGCCCATGGCACTGGGCATGATCGTCCTGGGCACCCTGATCGGTGGCACAGTGCTGGTGCTGGTGGGCAACATGGGCACCCGCACCGGGCTGCCCACCATGTCCCTGACCAAGGGGTCTTTCGGACTGCGTGGCTCGTTCCTGCCCGTGGCCGCAAACGTGGTCATCCTGATGGGCTGGAGCTGGGTCCAGGCCATGCTTGCCGGAGTCACGGTGAACTTCCTGGTGGAACGCGCCACCGGTTTCTCCAGTCCCGTCCTCTTCTCCGTGCTCTGCCAGCTGCTGGTGGTGGCCCTGGCCATCTTCGGCCATAAGGGCATCGCCCGGGTGGAGCCGTGGCTGGCCCTGGTGATCCTGGCCATCATGGCCTACGTCTTCGCCGTCGCGTTCCGGGAATTCCCGGTGGCCGACTTCGCTGCCATTCCCCGGGACGCCGACGCCGGGATGTCAGCGATCTCCGTGCTCGACGTCGTCATTGCCACAGCCATCTCCTGGACGGTCCTTTCCGCCGAGTTCAACCGGCTGGCGAAGTCCCAGACCGCCGGCGTGGCCGGCTCCGCCGTCGGTTACGTGGTCTCGACAGTTCTGGCCATGGCGCTGGGCGCCACCGCGATTGGCTACGTTGTGCTCGACGGCGGCGAGGCGGTGGGCTTTGATCCGGCCCTGATCGTGGCGATCTTCGGCGCGCCGCTGGCCGTGGTGATTTTCCTGTCCGTGATGGCTACGAACACCATGGTGGTGTACGGCATGGTCTCCTCCGTGGTGAACATGGTGCCGTCCCGGCGGATCCGCTTCCTTCCCACGGCCGTGGTGCTGGGTGCCGTGTCCGTCCTCGGTTCCACCTGGCTGGGCCTGCTGGACAGCTTCACGTCCTTCCTGACCGTCATCGGCGCCCTGTTCATTCCGGTGTTCGCGGTGATGATCGCGGACTATTACGTAGTGCAGAAACGTTCGTACAGCGCGGACATCCTGCTTGGCGACGGCGGGCGCTACTGGTTCCGGCGCGGCATCAACGCCGCGGCACTGGTGGCCTGGCTGGCGGGCGCGGGTGCCTCCGTGCTCCTGACCTATGTGCTGCCCAGTCCGCTCGGGGCCACCATTCCCACCTTTGCGCTCACCTTTGTCCTCTACCTCGGCTGGTGCGCGGTGACCGGCCGCGTGGTTGCAGGCCGACCGCAGTCCCTCCACCTGAGCGAGCCCGCCCCGGTTGCGGACGGAACGGTGTAGCCGATGCAGGTTGTCGACCTCAGCCATCCGATCCGCACCGGAATGCAGGTTTTCCCCGGCGACCCGTCCGTGGAGCTAAACAGTGCGGCCACAGTAGCTGCGGACGGCTTCGCCGTGGCGCAGCTGCACTTGGGCAGCCATACCGGAACGCACCTGGACGCGCCGCTGCATACGGTGCAGGACGGTACTGCCGTGGACGCGATGCCGTTGGAGGCCCTCATGGGTCCCGCACGGATAGTCTCCCTGCCCGAGCCCGCCGCCAACACCGTCCTCCGGTGGAAGGACGTGAGCGGGCAACTGGCGGGCCTGCTGCCCGGAACCATCGTGCTGTTCTCCACGGGCTGGTCCCGGTACTTCAACACCGGTACCTACCTGCAGCACCCGGCCTTCGACGCCGAAATCGCCGAACGGCTCGTAACGGCGGGGGTGCGGCTGGTCGGAGTGGATACCCTCAACCCGGACCCCACGCCGGGACCGGCCGAATCCGGGCAGGCCCAGGGTGGGACGTTCCTGCCGTTCCACGATGTGTTCCTGGGTTCAGGAGGCGGGATCGTCGAGAACCTGACGAACCTGGACGCGGTGCCGTGGCCGGAACCGTGGTTCTCGGCGCTGCCCCTGCGGCTGGAGGGACTGGACGGTTCGCCCGTGCGTGCCGTGGCGCTTAAGCCCTGACCCGATCCCGGTTCCGGCGGTCCTGCACGCGGCCGAGCAGCCGGTCACCCAGACAGGCTCCCGCGGCACCCACCAGATACGCGGGAAGGTCCCAGGGGTTGAAGGTAGTGCCAAACACCAGCCGCAGCGGCGGCCACGCGGTTCCCCACGTCGTCGGATAGCCGGTGAGCTGGAACAGCTCGACCAGGACGCAGAACACGACGGCGGCACCTGCTACCCGCCACAGCCGTGCCCCCGGGAGAACGAAGGCCAGCAGCAGGTACAGAAGCGCGGCATACAGGATCCCGCCGGACGCGTCGCCCAGTATCCCCGGCAGCCCGGTGCGGGCGACCAAGCCCAGCACCAGGACCGCGACGGCGGCGCAGGCAAGGGCAGCGCGGCGGCGCAGGCGTGAAGTTTCGATGCCGCCACTGTATGCCATGCGCTGCCTGCGCCGGACGGGTCTGCGGAGCAGGAGGACTGGCAAAGGCCGGGTAAGCGCCTTGTTCGGCACCTACCCGATAGGCTGAGGCCCCGGGACACGCCTCCCCGGCCAAGAGTCGAATTACACCTGGAGGAATCAATGAAGACTGTGCCCTTCGGCAGTACCGATCTTTTGGTGCCCAACGTCGTTGCGGGAATGATGCGCATCGCCGATGACACCGATGAGCAGATTCGTGCCCTGTACACGGCGTCCCGCGAGGCGGGAATCGACTTCTTCGACCACGCCGACCTGTACGGGTTCAACCACCCAAGCGGTGGCTACCACCTGTGCGAACGCCGTTTCGCCGAGGCGCTGCAGCTGACCTCCTCGGAGCGCGGACAGATCAACCTGCAGACCAAGACGGGCATCGTCGACGATCCGTGGGGCTATGACCAATCGTACGAACACATCGTCTCCTCGGCAGAGGAATCACTGAAGGCGCTGCGCACCGACTACCTCGATGTGCTGCTGCTGCACCGGCCTGACGCCTTGGTCGAACCCGAGGAAGTCGCCCGTGCCTTCGACCATCTCGAGTCCAGCGGCAAGGTTCGCTCCTTCGGCGTCTCCAACCACACCCCGCGCCAGATCGACCTGCTGAAGACCGCGGTGCGGCAACCGATCGTGGCCAACCAGGTGCAGCTCTCCATTACGCACTCCACAATCATCGCCCAGGGCCTGTCATCGAACATGGCCAGCCATAACGACTCGATCACCCGCGACGGCGGCGGCCTGGTCGACTATGCCCGGATCAACAAGATCACCCTGCAGGCCTGGTCGCCGTTCCAGAGAGGCTTCCAGGGCGGCGTCTTCTTCGGCTCGCCCGACTACCCGGAGTTGAACGTCGAACTCGACAGGCTCGCGGTGAAGTACGGGGTGACCCCTACCGCGATCGCGGTCGCCTGGATCACCCGGCATCCGGCCGGGATGCAGGTGGTCCTCGGGACCACGACGCCGCAGCGCGTCACCGATGCCGCACAGGGATCGGACATTCCGCTGACCAGGGGCGAGTGGTACGGACTCCTTCAGGCGGCCGGCCACAACGTGCCCTGAGCGGGTCCTTGTCCCGCTGAAGGTATGCCCTCACATCAGCCCGGCGGCCCAGCGCAGGCGCAGGCTCTCCTCCAGCTCCTGCTCGGCGATCCGGCGTTCGATAGCAGTCAACTGTTCCTCCAGTCGGGGGATCCACCTATTCTCTACAGCCCGCTGCCGCGTTCGGGTGGCCGCGAGTTCCTCCGACACGAGCAGCAACGCCCGTTGCCCGGCCGCCGCGGCCACGGCCGCTTCCAAGGCTTCCCGGTGCGCCGACGCCGCAAACGCCAGGGCGGAGCTGCCGCCGGCCGGCGGAGACGTCGGCACCGTGCAGGACGCAGATTCGGGATACGAGATGCCCATCGCCCCGCCCCACTGCACCACGGCGACCGCCGGGTCCGGTGGGGCCGCCTCCAGCAGCCGGTCCGCACCGTCCAGCCCGGTACTGCGCTGCAGCCACACCGCAGCCGTCCGGGCGCTGGTTT
This genomic stretch from Arthrobacter sp. zg-Y1110 harbors:
- a CDS encoding acetyl-CoA C-acetyltransferase, translated to MAEAFIIDAVRTPVGKRNGGLSKIHPADLAAHVIAETVRRTGIDSEEYDEVILGAIDQVGPQAMDIARTSWLAAGLSERVPGTTVERQCGSGQQAVSYAAQAVMSGTSDLVIAGGVQSMSSVPLSFANSAAKELGFPNPFAGSVGWEKRYGNQQISQFIGAEMMVKQWGLSREEMEDFAVESHIRAIAAQAEGRFDREILAMNGVTADEGPRDPDRAKIATLAPLAEGGHLTAATSSQISDAAAVLLLASEDAVRRYGLKPRARIHSISARGDDPVMMLSAPIEATRHALKRTGMSIEDMDLLEINEAFASVVLAWQRELGVDMDKVNVNGGGIALGHPIGATGARIMTTLLHELERTGGRYGLQTMCEGGGQANVTIIERLDEGFRL
- a CDS encoding cytosine permease, encoding MSATAQPSAWARLSRRLDKDAEGYGPLRGTLGVGRIGMIWLAANLVVTTLLTGTLFVPGVSWPMALGMIVLGTLIGGTVLVLVGNMGTRTGLPTMSLTKGSFGLRGSFLPVAANVVILMGWSWVQAMLAGVTVNFLVERATGFSSPVLFSVLCQLLVVALAIFGHKGIARVEPWLALVILAIMAYVFAVAFREFPVADFAAIPRDADAGMSAISVLDVVIATAISWTVLSAEFNRLAKSQTAGVAGSAVGYVVSTVLAMALGATAIGYVVLDGGEAVGFDPALIVAIFGAPLAVVIFLSVMATNTMVVYGMVSSVVNMVPSRRIRFLPTAVVLGAVSVLGSTWLGLLDSFTSFLTVIGALFIPVFAVMIADYYVVQKRSYSADILLGDGGRYWFRRGINAAALVAWLAGAGASVLLTYVLPSPLGATIPTFALTFVLYLGWCAVTGRVVAGRPQSLHLSEPAPVADGTV
- a CDS encoding DUF2809 domain-containing protein — protein: MAYSGGIETSRLRRRAALACAAVAVLVLGLVARTGLPGILGDASGGILYAALLYLLLAFVLPGARLWRVAGAAVVFCVLVELFQLTGYPTTWGTAWPPLRLVFGTTFNPWDLPAYLVGAAGACLGDRLLGRVQDRRNRDRVRA
- a CDS encoding V-type ATP synthase subunit D; this translates as MSGFRSGGSRAERSEVQRRLATARRGAELLDRKQRILQAAIDGLQERADAGIRTWETSARTAAVWLQRSTGLDGADRLLEAAPPDPAVAVVQWGGAMGISYPESASCTVPTSPPAGGSSALAFAASAHREALEAAVAAAAGQRALLLVSEELAATRTRQRAVENRWIPRLEEQLTAIERRIAEQELEESLRLRWAAGLM
- a CDS encoding aldo/keto reductase family oxidoreductase codes for the protein MKTVPFGSTDLLVPNVVAGMMRIADDTDEQIRALYTASREAGIDFFDHADLYGFNHPSGGYHLCERRFAEALQLTSSERGQINLQTKTGIVDDPWGYDQSYEHIVSSAEESLKALRTDYLDVLLLHRPDALVEPEEVARAFDHLESSGKVRSFGVSNHTPRQIDLLKTAVRQPIVANQVQLSITHSTIIAQGLSSNMASHNDSITRDGGGLVDYARINKITLQAWSPFQRGFQGGVFFGSPDYPELNVELDRLAVKYGVTPTAIAVAWITRHPAGMQVVLGTTTPQRVTDAAQGSDIPLTRGEWYGLLQAAGHNVP
- a CDS encoding nuclear transport factor 2 family protein, with the translated sequence MDTPTPARSLSENDVLEAAARLVGAFSRTGTEEYFAAFAPDATFVFHTEPARLESRAEYEALWAFWLTEGWSVSACQSTDAHVQVYGASAVFSHTVLTTAGTPGATATTRERETIVFVRSGDRILAVHEHLSPVPDPGFSLEPADAGAAEGADAAVTPVVVVA
- a CDS encoding cyclase family protein, with the translated sequence MQVVDLSHPIRTGMQVFPGDPSVELNSAATVAADGFAVAQLHLGSHTGTHLDAPLHTVQDGTAVDAMPLEALMGPARIVSLPEPAANTVLRWKDVSGQLAGLLPGTIVLFSTGWSRYFNTGTYLQHPAFDAEIAERLVTAGVRLVGVDTLNPDPTPGPAESGQAQGGTFLPFHDVFLGSGGGIVENLTNLDAVPWPEPWFSALPLRLEGLDGSPVRAVALKP